The segment CGGGTTGATCACTTacattaattaactaatttaaactAGCAAATTATTGTTAAGAAAATATCTTGTCTATACTCCACTATATCAAACCTACTAGCTCTTTTTGTGTGTGAGATAGTCTGAATTAATATGCGTAAACTTTGATTATTTCTGTGAATATTTGCTATTTTGTATTCAATAGCGAATATACAATTTTCACGAAGAACTTTATTATCTTTCTCTGAATATTTCTAAATCTTAAAAACGGAAATCATCGCTTGAGCCAACTAGGTGGGGTTTGATCTTTTGTCGTAGGTTAGCTTAGTTATCCAGACAAGTGAAAGACTCCACGTATGATCAGATAATTTTACTCATCAAGATTTAAGTATAGGGGAATTAATACTCTATCCACTATTATTTAGATAATTAcgaaaaataattgaatatctagttttattttatgattttcatttcACTTTATTGATAGTTGAACTGAACATCTTGGAACGTAACCAACTTGCTCTTTCTTTATGTCTCCATTTACTAGTTTTAAATTCATAACTTATCCTTGTCCAACAACTTTACAAAGATGCAATCTCACTTAATGTGAGCATTTTCTTGGAATAAATTCATGTTTATTGTTTGTGGGGTGGAAAGAGATTCTCATAATTCCTTAATCTTTCTATCAAAAGTGGGAAATGTGGTCATCCTCAAACTACACCATTAAATCAGATTCTCAAGATTTTCCATAaagcttaaaaaaaataatctttatttctttattaaacCTATCTAGTATATAAAGTAATCTAACTTTAGAAAAATTCTTAGCAATCAACATAAATGACTATTTTATGACATATATGTTAAGGTGGAAGCCTACACTGTTGTCTTAATGCAATCAATACAAAATTTTGAACCAAATGTCTAGATCATAACCCATAAAAATGGAAGTAACAAAAAGCAAGAAAATGTAGACCAATAGTTGGTTCTAAAACTGTCCAATATACAAACCAACCACCAAACTTAAAAGGACATTGGTGAAGTATAAGGCCCAGTCCAACTTTCACACATCTCAACTAATTTCACGTGGTACTTGCTACCTCACATAAGCAACAATAACATATCTAGTGAAATCTCACTAATTGGGGTTTgggggagggtagagtgtacatagaccttaccactacctcGTGGTGATAGAGAGGTGGCTTCCAAAAGACTCTCGGCTCAAGCACAAAGTACCAAATAACTCTCCATCAAGGCTTGACAGATAGGAAGAAACGACCTCTGGTGTTTCTCAACCCATTTCATTGTCCATTAGGCCACACTGTTAAGTTACATTAATACACCTTCTCATACTAAGAATTCTATGATAAAGAGAAATGGTAAATCTGACTTGAAAACCAAAGAGATcagaaaagtaaaaatgaagGTAATCAAGTGCTCAATAATGCTAcgattatatattatatttaagagCCAAATTGGAGGATACTTGAGCAGAATGTAATGGCAACTTTCAGTAATATAAAAGAATGTTACAAATTGATTCTGTTTTACTGTGAAAAGGACTGTCATGACTTAAACATCTGAAACGCGCGATGAGGAAAACTTGCCTGCTCTCTGTTATCGTCTTTTACAACTGAACAGATACACAAATTAAACTAACCAACCAAACTAGTATTTTCTTTTCCTAATCTTGAAAGTGGACGACCGGATAACATCATCATCAGCTACCAATGTTGCCTCAAGAGCTACAATGGATTCAGGTTTAGTAAAATAAGTGAACAGGAGGTAGATACCGTCCAAGTAGGTATTGGTCTCTCCAGCTTTGTTTTTCCTCCTAATGCTGTATGCAAGTGGAATAACCCCTCGGTTGAAGACCTCCACATACATACCACCACCAGCAACCAGCAACTGCCCaagagaaagaaaaacaaaagattaTAACTTGCATCGTCAAATAGCATGTGCAACTGAAATTGATCGGAGACAATATTAGTTAGAACTGTTCAATCCATAACAGAGTTACTATAAGTCTATTATGtacttttagatgagatggtcaaatataattttaatatttcccTTCACGTGTGGACTTGTgtaaatcctttttttttataatgtgtGGCAATGAGAGCCAGATCCGATACCATGTTGAAGAGAGTTTCTTTGGTTGGTTAGACGGAGCATCTGACTAAGAGAAACACAAAACATTGGCACTTACCAGTGTGTCTATTTGATTGACCTGTTAGGCAAAAGCTGAAACGCAGTAAATGTTGGAACAAACATAGAACAAAGACACGTGTGCTGATGCTTAACTTTTTTCTCTCTTCAAGCTTATCAGGAATTTAACTAAGTGAAAGTTTCCCCAATCATTTGTAGGTGAAAGATGACAGATAGTTTAATCAACTTTAAGTCCTTTCATACTCAGTGCAATCCCACATGCGGGATATGGGGATGTTGGTGGGTATGCAGCCTTGCCCCTACCTAGTAAAGGTATAGAGCTATTCCAaatagaccctcggctcaagtgAAACAAAAGAACAATCAGTAAGAAACGGAAATACAGTAGTAAACGGGTCATGTAGAAAATAGAGTTTCATCAACTTTAAGTACTTCTATTATTGTCCTCCGCAGCTTTGCAAGCCTATTTTTCTTATAGACGTCGACTATAACATCAAAAATGAGATGGgcaaacaaaaatacaattatcATCCATGTTCACAAAGAAGAATGATAAGGTGATAATAGTCATCAGACCAACGCTTTTGGACTTGAAAAGCAGATAGAGAAAAAGAACAAGATTAAAATGAAAGCTCTTACATGGGAACAAGAAGAATGAAAATTGTAGCAGAAGCTGAGACTAACTTTCTTCTTACTTAGATCATGTCCATGTCAgcttaaattataacaaaatgtTGAATTATGCACCCAAACACTGTTGACTGTTGTTAGGTTCAAATATCCGATTTTTCCAAAGAATGGCCTTCTAGTGAGTAgacaaaaaacaaaaaggaagaaTATTCTGGACAATCTTGTGCTTAAATAAATTGCAAGTTCGAAATTTCTTTTGCTTTCAGGCTTCCGCCTGTTAGcagacaaagaaagaaaaaaaaaagtttttttagcCAAGAGAGGGGAATGGAAGAAATTCTCATCATGTCAAACCGAATATCAATCACTTATTCTGTTTCCCAAATGATCTCCCTGTTTCAAATGAGTATAATTATCTTCATTTCTCAGTTCACAATGAAATCAGCTGAAGAGTATAAAATGATACTATATGCAGCTCAACTTCTGATAAAAATACTAACTCCTTTAGTCCTAATGCGTGGCAACTTTCACTTCTCATTCATGAACTATgacaaacatattaaaaatttattctttgCCTTCAGCATAGATACTAAGAAAattacaataacaacaacaacaaaacagtGAAACATCACAAGAGGGGTAGAGTATACGCAGACCATACACCTATATATTGGAGGTAAAGAGGCTGTTTCCGGAGAACTCTCGGGATACTAAGAGAATTATAATACTTTCTCATACAAAAGGAATTAGTCTAGTTCAATTTATCTCCAAAAGTCAGTCAAATTGACCCTAAATAAGCAAAATGCGCCAAACAAAATGGAAACAAACAGTATATTAGtttcaaaaattcaatctttagaACTCTCAACTTCAACTCTAATGCTCAAACAGTCAAATCAGCAATTGAAAACTTAGAATCCACCCAAATTGAGCTTAGCACCTTGCAAGTTATATCAGTTtccaaatacaaaaacaatcaTTGTTACCTCTTCGTATTTCTGGGTAAGAGCAAGTCTTTCATCTTCAGACATATCAGGTCTCAATACCACCATTGTTTCATAAGGGCGTAACCCAGGTGGACACTGCGGTTCCTCTTTATCTTCAACTGCAGAAATACCCGACCATGGTGTAGTCGGTGGTTCATCAGCATTTCCTCCTCCAAATCCACCCTCGAAAAACGAGCCCGAAAATTCTAGAGTTTGGGCTTTCAAGATTTGCCCAGAATTGTTGACCCTTTTGGTGAAACCTTTGAAGTTGAAGGGTATTGAAGGTTTAGAAGAAGAGAGAGTGGAGGTAAGAGATGGAAGTACtgatggagaagaagaagaagacgccATTGTTGAGGGAGATAAAGTGGATAAGAAAGAGGAAATTCACAATTTTCAGTTCAGAGTTGGTAAAATTGTACAAGTGAAATTTATTGGTTTTTTTGTTTAGATACCCTCAAGACTTGTAAATGCTACTTTACtcctttctttttatttttttcttgcaaAATTTAAGTCATGgattaaatttgatttatttttaactaaTTGAAAGCAATTTTATCGTGATGGTTAACTGTTCTATCACTTAATTATGAAGTTTGTATTGTTATTTCATATTTCACGATAATACTCGTCTAAAAACTTTAATCCTCTTTAAAAGAATTAATCAATTCAAGATTAAATGTGTTTAGTTCGATATCATAAggatcaaaatcaaaattaaccacGTTAAAGTGACTTATACGAAgccatatttatttatttattggcGGTTTGTGTTCCCTCTTAACTATAGTATAAGGAGGTAGAAGTAATTAAagttttgaataaataatttggTGAAGATCTCCTAATGAACAAAGAATCTATTGTAATGTATTTAGCATAACAAAAACATAGCACTGTCTATATGTTAAATCAAATGCATTGTTCAAAAATTTCGAGTTATGTTTGTTGAATCGAGAATTGTGATCTTGTacataatcatgttgttggcAATGTACTTGATGAATGACTAATTGAATATATCAATTGGATCTTCCATTTATgaaaatagaagataaaaagGATAATTGGAAGTTCGCAATAGAAGTGGAAGCAGGTGTATATATTAAGTATATCCACAAAACAAAGAAACTCTATACAATAttggcttatgagttatgacatGAGCCCAACACCCAAAACAGGGTCTTAAGCAATAGTTACTGGGTTAGAAGAATT is part of the Solanum pennellii chromosome 8, SPENNV200 genome and harbors:
- the LOC107028872 gene encoding 30S ribosomal protein S6 alpha, chloroplastic, whose protein sequence is MASSSSSPSVLPSLTSTLSSSKPSIPFNFKGFTKRVNNSGQILKAQTLEFSGSFFEGGFGGGNADEPPTTPWSGISAVEDKEEPQCPPGLRPYETMVVLRPDMSEDERLALTQKYEELLVAGGGMYVEVFNRGVIPLAYSIRRKNKAGETNTYLDGIYLLFTYFTKPESIVALEATLVADDDVIRSSTFKIRKRKY